One window from the genome of Hemitrygon akajei chromosome 4, sHemAka1.3, whole genome shotgun sequence encodes:
- the LOC140727029 gene encoding P2Y purinoceptor 8-like, with amino-acid sequence MAAHGNKLDNDTLEMLSNPAIKNTLPIFYLIVAAISLPGNGFSLFLLCRTQPKTSSIIFMINLTITDLILGAFLPFQSMYHWKGNNWTFGSSLCSMVTVLFYANMYCSILTMTCISLERYLGVVLPMHCKRWRVTKHAILICLVMWALVLITLLPLEMNDLTYEVQELNITTCFDVLKRDMLPSKEAWAAFLFTLFGILFLIPFCVTVYCYIRIIAKLIKTSTSYGHIQKRRAICLALIVLLVFITCFTPNNFILLAHIIERIFYEKGIYSAYKITLTLSCLNSCLDPFIYYFASKEFRKKLRAFLHLRITSSQGSFTEFRRESILSMRSTQYHANLEMQVSLRSTNGSV; translated from the coding sequence ATGGCGGCACATGGGAACAAACTGGACAATGACACTCTGGAAATGCTCTCAAACCCGGCCATAAAGAACACCCTTCCTATCTTTTACCTCATTGTGGCTGCAATCAGTTTGCCGGGAAATGGGTTCTCTTTATTTCTGCTCTGTCGAACTCAGCCAAAGACGTCGTCCATCATATTCATGATCAACCTCACCATCACCGATCTGATACTTGGCGCCTTCTTGCCCTTCCAGAGCATGTACCATTGGAAAGGGAACAACTGGACCTTTGGATCGAGCCTGTGTAGTATGGTCACTGTGTTGTTCTATGCCAACATGTATTGCTCCATCTTAACCATGACTTGCATTAGTTTGGAGCGTTACTTGGGTGTGGTGCTACCAATGCACTGTAAGAGGTGGCGGGTAACCAAGCACGCCATTCTGATTTGCTTAGTGATGTGGGCGCTTGTTCTTATCACCTTGCTGCCCCTGGAGATGAATGATTTGACTTATGAGGTTCAGGAGCTGAATATTACCACATGTTTTGATGTTCTGAAGAGAGACATGCTTCCGTCCAAAGAGGCCTGGGCTGCTTTCCTCTTCACCCTATTTGGAATTTTGTTCCTGATTCCATTTTGCGTCACCGTGTACTGCTACATCCGAATCATCGCCAAGCTGATCAAAACCTCTACGTCATACGGGCATATACAAAAGCGGAGAGCAATTTGTTTGGCATTAATTGTGCTCTTAGTGTTCATAACGTGTTTCACCCCCAACAACTTCATCCTTCTGGCCCACATAATCGAACGCATCTTTTACGAGAAAGGCATTTATAGTGCCTACAAAATCACTCTCACCCTGAGCTGCCTAAATAGCTGCCTGGACCCCTTTATCTACTACTTTGCGTCCAAGGAGTTTCGTAAGAAGCTCAGAGCATTTTTGCATTTGAGAATCACTTCAAGTCAAGGAAGTTTCACTGAATTCAGAAGGGAGAGCATTCTCTCAATGAGGTCAACGCAATACCACGCCAATTTAGAGATGCAGGTTTCTCTGAGATCAACAAATGGATCAGTGTAG